One window of the Populus trichocarpa isolate Nisqually-1 chromosome 9, P.trichocarpa_v4.1, whole genome shotgun sequence genome contains the following:
- the LOC7469655 gene encoding uncharacterized protein LOC7469655 codes for MRRSFSGSPFSKPSIISNQGGGGFNPNTPVNSPSDYPRRNSISRDNIVVTLRDHEDKENGKDQTWKSVRIRSPAKGTKNFMSPTISAASKINASPKKKILADRNEQIRTSISFADAKSPLMEDLDSNPDKGLNQKKEVSFDSTVIYLADNNDSKSEKRVDLMVDSSAKDDLDLSSKKLTVEKDCVNLDSSFKINPRVSSSLPSPALAPLDADPSMPPYDPKTNYLSPRPQFLHYRPNPRVELYLNKERDGQSLDEIFASESSETEVSEAEDSHSDDLQKESDASLANEVKEEEESEELLLISEPNPISTFVEEEKEELLVSEPNSISTSVEKAREKRVSKSHFFTRRKFDALLFVLTVGFLYASFSKSPVMDPSVLNNLTFPEPYVPPELSEYARQSFEALAHKVQLWLHQCICYTHNLINSFRGGHNLGSLQYANLTILVEDGIVGGQFAFDQSILGSKVKYEEKVSAPISAAEVDIKLVDEWDQPTTADEDIKEVAGDNNDGYFDSVPDPEEVSVPESEEVNLLPQSEVTGPGKEVIQESAETAANVVKLQSNIDLEDQFVLIPQAAEIQPEILNYMQCQGRDAISSADIESPAAEDNFEILEGAATENPRSSEEVNLFPQSEVSGPGKSTQEAIQESAETAANVVKLQSNIDLEDQFVLIPKAAEIQPEILNSMQSQGRDDISSADIESLVAEDNFEILEGAATENPRSSELVNTHSAQRMVGISLIVFSLLGTVFIYMKSRTPTAQNATFTVDQVPITKKLDFCPLSVAAEHEDIAGESCSSEMSSFSLSYSKKGQKGKSEAQNSKPRKSNHRRESMASSDYSVGSMGSPSYGSFTTYEKIPSKHGNADEEVITPVRRSSRIRHQVISP; via the exons ATGAGGAGAAGTTTCAGTGGAAGCCCATTTTCTAAACCTTCTATTATTTCCAATCAAGGAGGAGGAGGCTTTAACCCCAATACTCCTGTTAATAGCCCTTCAG ATTATCCGCGAAGAAACTCTATTAGCAGAGACAATATCGTAGTTACATTGCGTGATCACGAGGACAAAGAAAATGGTAAAGACCAGACTTGGAAATCAGTGAGAATTCGTTCACCAGCAAAGGGTACAAAGAATTTCATGTCTCCAACAATTTCTGCAGCTTCAAAAATCAATGCATCTccgaaaaagaaaatcttggcTGATAGGAATGAGCAAATTCGCACTTCGATTTCATTTGCTGATGCAAAAAGCCCTTTAATGGAAGACTTGGACTCAAACCCTGACAAGGGTTTGAATCAGAAGAAGGAGGTCTCGTTTGATTCGACAGTCATTTACTTGGCGGACAATAATGATTCCAAAAGTGAGAAACGTGTTGATTTGATGGTAGATTCAAGTGCTAAAGATGATTTGGACTTGTCATCAAAGAAACTAACTGTTGAGAAGGATTGTGTTAATCTTGATTCAAGTTTTAAGATTAATCCAAGGGTCTCTAGTTCATTGCCAAGTCCTGCTTTGGCACCTCTTGACGCAGATCCATCAATGCCGCCTTATGATCCTAAGACTAATTACCTCTCACCAAGGCCTCAGTTTCTTCATTATAGGCCTAACCCGCGAGTTGAGCTTTATCTAAACAAGGAAAGAGATGGCCAATCACTTGATGAGATTTTTGCATCTGAATCCTCAGAAACTGAAGTTAGTGAAGCAGAAGACAGTCACTCTGATGATTTGCAGAAAGAATCGGATGCTTCTTTAGCCAATGAggtgaaagaagaagaggaatcgGAAGAGCTGCTGCTAATATCTGAACCCAACCCCATTAGTACTtttgtggaggaggagaaggaagaGCTGCTTGTATCTGAACCCAATTCCATTAGTACTTCTGTGGAGAAGGCTAGAGAGAAAAGGGTGTCTAAATCACATTTCTTTACAAGAAGAAAGTTCGATGCTTTGCTTTTTGTCCTGACTGTTGGATTTTTATATGCTTCGTTTTCTAAATCCCCAGTCATGGATCCTTCTGTGCTGAATAACTTGACCTTCCCTGAGCCGTATGTCCCACCTGAACTCTCAGAGTATGCCAGACAAAGTTTTGAAGCTCTAGCTCATAAGGTCCAGCTTTGGCTACATCAGTGTATTTGTTACACACACAATCTGATTAACAGCTTCAGAGGTGGGCACAACCTGGGTTCCTTGCAGTATGCCAATTTGACCATTTTGGTTGAAGATGGCATAGTTGGTGGTCAATTTGCATTTGACCAGAGCATtttaggatcaaaagttaagtaCGAAGAGAAAGTTTCAGCGCCCATAAGTGCAGCAGAGGTAGACATTAAGCTAGTAGATGAATGGGATCAACCAACTACAGCTGATGAGGACATTAAAGAAGTTGCAGGAGATAATAATGATGGGTATTTTGATAGTGTTCCAGATCCTGAAGAGGTTAGCGTTCCCGAGTCTGAAGAAGTAAATCTGCTCCCCCAATCTGAGGTGACTGGACCTGGTAAGGAGGTCATCCAAGAAAGTGCTGAAACCGCTGCTAACGTTGTGAAGCTGCAAAGTAACATAGACCTTGAAGACCAGTTTGTACTGATCCCACAAGCTGCTGAAATTCAACCAGAAATCTTGAATTACATGCAATGTCAAGGCAGGGATGCTATTAGTTCTGCAGATATTGAGTCCCCTGCAGCAGAGGACAATTTTGAAATACTTGAAGGAGCTGCCACAGAAAATCCACGAAGTTCAGAAGAAGTAAATCTGTTCCCCCAATCTGAGGTGAGTGGACCTGGTAAGTCAACACAAGAGGCCATCCAAGAAAGTGCTGAAACCGCTGCTAACGTTGTGAAGCTGCAAAGTAACATAGACCTTGAAGACCAGTTTGTACTGATCCCAAAAGCTGCTGAAATTCAACCAGAAATCTTGAATTCCATGCAATCTCAAGGCAGAGATGATATTAGTTCTGCAGATATTGAGTCCCTTGTAGCAGAGGACAATTTTGAAATACTTGAAGGAGCTGCCACAGAAAATCCACGAAGTTCAGAATTAGTGAACACACATTCAGCACAGAGAATGGTGGGGATTTCCTTGATTGTTTTCAGTCTACTTGGGACAGTCTTCATTTATATGAAAAGTCGAACTCCCACAGCTCAAAACGCTACATTTACAGTGGATCAAGTGCCAATTACTAAGAAATTGGATTTTTGCCCACTGTCAGTCGCAGCAGAACATGAAGACATTGCAGGAGAGTCATGCTCATCAGAAATGAGCAGCTTCAGCTTGTCTTACAGCAAGAAAGGACAGAAGGGAAAAAGTGAAGCTCAAAACTCCAAGCCTAGGAAGAGCAATCACAGGAGAGAATCCATGGCTTCGTCAGACTATTCCGTCGGTTCCATGGGTTCGCCTTCTTACGGCAGCTTCACCACGTATGAAAAGATCCCAAGCAAGCAT ggaaATGCAGATGAAGAGGTGATCACTCCAGTTAGGCGCTCTAGCAGAATCAGACACCAAGTCATTTCTCCATGA